A window from Synechococcales cyanobacterium T60_A2020_003 encodes these proteins:
- the shc gene encoding squalene--hopene cyclase has translation LLHKIWGTDGDRPITKAEQYLRSYQRDHGGWELFYGDGGDLSTSVEAYMALRVLGVPANDPALLKAKDFILSRGGISKTRIFTKLHLALIGCYDWRGLPSIPAWVMLLKHPFPFTIYELSSWARGSTVPLLIVFDQKPVYPIEPAVNLDELYAEGINNVRWELPKAGDWSDLFVWLDGVFKGAESLNLVPFREEGLREAERWVLERQEVTGDWGGIIPAMLNSMLALRVLGYDVNDPIVQRGLRAIDNFAVETDDTYWVQACVSPVWDTALSMRSLTDSGLAPDHPTLVRAGQWLLEKQILDYGDWIVKNPKGKPGGWAFEFDNRFYPDVDDTAVVAMALQDVQLPNELLKREAIARAVRWIATMQCKTGGWAAFDINNDQEWLNAIPYGDLKAMIDPSTADITGRVLEMHGRLSRDSQLMARYADDLTPQRLERGLTYLLQEQETDGSWFGRWGVNYIYGTSEALAALTLVAPERCRSQIERAIAWLVSCQNPDGGWGETCRSYNDPRLKGKGVSTPSQTAWALLGLIDAAFCADAAAKQAMQRGVQYLLETQTAEGTWEEQEFTGTGFPCHFYIRYHLYRHHFPLMALGRYRTISDAEKTHSTRGA, from the coding sequence CTGCTGCACAAGATTTGGGGAACGGATGGCGATCGCCCCATTACCAAAGCAGAGCAGTATCTCCGGTCGTATCAGCGGGATCATGGCGGCTGGGAACTATTCTATGGTGATGGCGGCGATCTCAGTACCTCGGTTGAAGCGTACATGGCGTTGCGAGTATTGGGGGTTCCGGCGAACGATCCGGCATTGTTGAAGGCCAAAGACTTTATCCTCAGTCGTGGCGGCATTAGCAAAACCCGCATCTTTACGAAACTCCACCTGGCCTTAATTGGGTGCTACGACTGGCGAGGACTCCCCTCCATTCCCGCCTGGGTCATGCTATTGAAACATCCCTTTCCCTTTACGATCTACGAATTGTCAAGTTGGGCACGGGGCAGCACGGTTCCGCTCCTGATCGTGTTTGATCAAAAGCCTGTTTATCCGATCGAGCCTGCGGTTAACCTTGATGAACTCTACGCCGAGGGGATTAACAATGTCCGCTGGGAATTGCCCAAAGCCGGAGATTGGAGTGATCTCTTTGTGTGGCTAGACGGGGTGTTCAAGGGGGCAGAGTCGTTGAACCTGGTTCCGTTTCGTGAAGAGGGACTCCGTGAAGCAGAACGGTGGGTACTGGAACGACAAGAGGTCACGGGGGATTGGGGTGGCATTATTCCGGCGATGCTCAATTCTATGCTGGCGTTGCGGGTGTTGGGCTATGACGTCAACGATCCGATTGTGCAACGAGGTCTACGCGCTATCGATAACTTTGCCGTAGAAACCGACGATACCTACTGGGTACAAGCCTGTGTGTCTCCGGTTTGGGATACGGCTCTCAGTATGCGATCGCTGACGGATTCGGGTTTGGCTCCCGATCATCCAACCCTAGTCAGGGCGGGGCAGTGGCTCTTAGAGAAACAGATCCTCGACTATGGGGATTGGATCGTTAAAAACCCTAAGGGTAAACCGGGGGGATGGGCATTCGAGTTTGATAACCGCTTCTATCCCGACGTAGACGATACGGCTGTCGTGGCGATGGCGTTGCAGGATGTGCAGCTTCCCAATGAGCTATTGAAACGAGAGGCGATCGCCCGTGCGGTACGGTGGATCGCCACGATGCAGTGCAAAACCGGGGGATGGGCAGCGTTTGATATCAACAATGATCAGGAATGGCTGAATGCGATTCCCTACGGGGATTTGAAAGCGATGATTGATCCCAGCACTGCCGACATTACCGGGCGGGTGTTGGAGATGCACGGTCGTCTATCGCGAGATTCGCAACTGATGGCACGCTATGCCGACGATCTCACCCCCCAACGATTAGAACGGGGACTCACCTATCTCCTCCAAGAACAGGAAACCGATGGCAGTTGGTTTGGTCGTTGGGGCGTGAACTATATCTACGGGACGAGTGAAGCCCTGGCCGCTTTGACCCTTGTTGCACCGGAACGCTGCCGAAGCCAAATTGAACGGGCGATCGCCTGGTTGGTGAGCTGTCAAAATCCAGATGGGGGCTGGGGTGAAACTTGCCGCAGCTATAACGATCCACGACTCAAAGGGAAGGGGGTTAGTACTCCCTCTCAGACGGCGTGGGCGTTGCTGGGACTGATTGATGCGGCCTTTTGTGCCGATGCCGCCGCGAAACAAGCGATGCAGCGAGGGGTGCAATATCTTTTAGAGACCCAGACCGCTGAGGGAACCTGGGAAGAACAGGAATTTACTGGAACGGGCTTCCCGTGCCATTTCTATATTCGCTATCATCTTTATCGTCATCATTTTCCGCTGATGGCGTTGGGGCGATATCGGACAATCTCTGATGCTGAGAAGACTCATTCAACAAGAGGCGCGTGA